One genomic segment of Streptomyces niveus includes these proteins:
- a CDS encoding fumarylacetoacetate hydrolase family protein, with translation MRIARFSIDGNVAFGAVEEDGTGGTAAGLVLDIIKGIPYADFELSGTKVPLSKVRLLPPVLPNKVVGIGRNYAAHAAELGNEVPESPVVFLKPTTSVIGSGDDVEYPSFSEDLHYEAELAVVIGRMCREVPRERVKDVILGFTCANDVTARDAQKRENQWARAKGFDTSCPLGPWVETSIGLEAVADGLAVQCTVNGEQRQLGSTSDMVRSVEDLVVHITEAMTLLPGDVILTGTPAGVGPLSVGDEVAVTIEGIGTLTNKVIKRG, from the coding sequence GTGCGCATCGCCAGATTCTCCATCGACGGCAATGTCGCCTTCGGCGCGGTCGAGGAGGACGGCACCGGCGGTACGGCCGCCGGCCTCGTCCTCGACATCATCAAGGGCATTCCGTACGCCGACTTCGAGCTCTCCGGCACCAAGGTCCCGCTGAGCAAGGTCCGCCTGCTCCCGCCCGTGCTCCCCAACAAGGTCGTGGGCATCGGGCGCAACTACGCGGCCCACGCGGCGGAGCTCGGCAACGAGGTGCCCGAATCGCCGGTCGTCTTCCTCAAGCCGACCACCTCGGTCATCGGCTCCGGCGACGACGTCGAGTACCCCTCGTTCTCCGAGGACCTGCACTACGAGGCCGAACTGGCCGTGGTGATCGGCCGGATGTGCCGCGAGGTGCCCCGCGAACGCGTCAAGGACGTCATCCTCGGGTTCACCTGCGCCAACGACGTCACCGCGCGTGACGCCCAGAAGCGCGAGAACCAGTGGGCCCGCGCGAAGGGCTTCGACACCTCCTGCCCGCTCGGCCCGTGGGTGGAGACCTCCATCGGCCTGGAGGCCGTCGCCGACGGCCTCGCCGTCCAGTGCACCGTCAACGGCGAACAGCGCCAGCTCGGCAGCACGAGTGACATGGTCCGCTCCGTGGAGGACCTCGTCGTCCACATCACCGAGGCCATGACGCTGCTGCCCGGCGACGTCATCCTCACGGGCACCCCCGCGGGGGTCGGCCCCCTCAGCGTCGGCGACGAGGTCGCCGTCACCATCGAAGGCATCGGCACTCTCACCAACAAGGTGATCAAGCGTGGCTAA
- a CDS encoding nitrate- and nitrite sensing domain-containing protein: MQGRFKRDSSAAAEQEPRGGTDRGSSPQHTQNPGPGPAGEGGDRGAKSGAAPGGDTPSPAPKSASTDAGSRIALRNWRISTRLVALLTLPVVAATTLGGLRINESMNDMQQLEHMQLLTKMTKEATSLAAALQAERDESAGPLTNGANPKDFKVQDRRTKTDRAKKAFLGATVDIGNTDGDQALESIRANVSQIATQVNKIQEIRKDAYDTEATHSLTVDAYSGLIDSLLSLSQDMAQATSNPDMIKRTRALAAFSSAKEYASIQRAIIASALPASPKQAGDLNENDRLYGLAAATKGDNALASFDALYESMGGNAEELTAPLSGKGNPEINAADEYADRVLGISGGLEGRPKRSYLDWTDQASAKINAMNIIEQTLLGEMENKARQLREKSQQDALINGALILVVLGVSLVGAFVVARSMIRSLRRLQETATKVAQDRLPELVKQLSEADPQDVDTSVESVGVHSRDEIGKVAAAFDDVHREAVRLAAEQALLRGNVNAMFTNLSRRSQGLIQRQLSLISELESREADPDQLSSLFKLDHLATRMRRNGENLLVLAGEEPGRRWTRPVPLVDVLRAAASEVEQYERIELSSVPTTEVAGRVVNDLVHLLAELLENATSFSSPQTKVRVTGHALPDGRVLVEIHDTGIGLSPEDLAAINERLASPPTVDVSVSRRMGLFVVGRLSLRHGIRIQLRPSDSGGTTALVMLPVDVANGGKKMPPRPGVGAQNGAGGQGPAGQGGLGGNQQSGIAAGLAGGAAGAGRLATPPSRGQVGAGTGPRAALPARNGAQSGLPTRPQQSGPPQDPQRQGPGQGSGQPSLFGTSPREQGAPGRPGGQAGPGPSGPVPQAGGRLARPGQSLSSPSGRGGPGNRDRGGFPQGANASAGGPPPVDRGRQLPPPGGPRAELPGGNPQPPQRPQRPGTSSWGGQQPPTPRGFSPDAPRGHEEPETTGQFAMPSAGQGPGSTAEFQRPDYDGPRPDLNTGAVGAGGGNGFGDTGSHQLPNSGDVNGGWQDQGQGSTAQFPRPDFNAPRPPAPGAAPGSPGTDLFGQTPPPGQGRPGNDRNQAQGRPSFGQNGPDNTDFGQNGPNGADFGAPRPPVGALPQQPQPEALPPAGPGDGRTPLFDTLETNWFHGQQNGGSGRPDQPEGPEQGPVSPQYSPEGLPDRPASSPPPMPQRQPANGNANGNGAVTSSWRTSPNDELVRQAERVKKPAAGGITTSGLPRRVPRANLVPGTAQEQSNQTGPQVSRAPDDVRGRLTNLRRGIQQGRQAGGRTADSSTTGSFNLGPSHQQER, from the coding sequence GTGCAGGGACGTTTCAAGAGGGATAGCAGCGCTGCGGCGGAGCAGGAGCCCCGCGGCGGAACCGACCGCGGCTCCTCGCCCCAGCACACCCAGAACCCGGGCCCGGGTCCGGCCGGCGAGGGTGGCGACCGGGGTGCCAAGTCCGGTGCGGCGCCCGGTGGCGACACCCCGAGCCCCGCTCCCAAGTCGGCGTCGACCGACGCGGGTTCGCGAATAGCGCTGCGCAACTGGCGCATCAGTACCCGTCTGGTGGCACTGCTCACCCTGCCGGTGGTCGCGGCCACCACGCTGGGCGGACTGCGTATCAACGAGTCCATGAACGACATGCAGCAGCTGGAGCACATGCAGTTGCTGACCAAGATGACCAAGGAGGCGACCAGCCTCGCCGCCGCGCTCCAGGCGGAACGTGACGAGTCGGCAGGTCCGCTCACCAACGGGGCGAACCCCAAGGACTTCAAGGTCCAGGACCGTCGTACGAAGACGGACCGGGCGAAGAAGGCCTTCCTCGGCGCCACCGTGGACATCGGGAACACCGACGGCGACCAGGCGCTGGAGTCGATCCGCGCCAACGTCAGCCAGATCGCGACCCAGGTCAACAAGATCCAGGAAATCCGCAAGGACGCGTACGACACGGAGGCCACGCACTCCCTGACCGTCGACGCGTACAGCGGTCTCATCGACTCGCTGCTGAGCCTCTCGCAGGACATGGCGCAGGCGACCAGCAACCCGGACATGATCAAGCGGACCCGCGCCCTGGCGGCCTTCTCCTCCGCCAAGGAGTACGCGTCGATCCAGCGCGCGATCATCGCCTCCGCGCTCCCCGCCTCTCCCAAGCAGGCGGGCGATCTCAACGAGAACGACCGGCTCTACGGTCTGGCGGCGGCCACCAAGGGCGACAACGCCCTCGCCTCCTTCGACGCGCTGTACGAGTCGATGGGCGGCAACGCCGAGGAGCTGACGGCGCCGCTCAGCGGCAAGGGCAACCCGGAGATCAACGCGGCGGACGAGTACGCGGACCGGGTTCTCGGTATCTCGGGCGGTCTGGAGGGGCGGCCGAAGCGCTCGTACCTGGACTGGACCGACCAGGCGTCCGCCAAGATCAACGCGATGAACATCATCGAGCAGACGCTGCTGGGTGAGATGGAGAACAAGGCGCGTCAGCTGCGCGAGAAGTCGCAGCAGGACGCGCTCATCAACGGTGCGCTGATCCTCGTCGTGCTCGGCGTCTCGCTGGTCGGCGCCTTCGTCGTCGCCCGCTCCATGATCCGCTCGCTGCGGCGCCTTCAGGAGACGGCCACCAAGGTCGCCCAGGACCGGCTGCCCGAGCTGGTCAAGCAGCTCTCCGAGGCCGACCCGCAGGACGTCGACACCTCCGTCGAGTCCGTGGGTGTGCACTCCAGGGACGAGATCGGCAAGGTCGCCGCGGCGTTCGACGACGTGCACCGCGAGGCGGTCCGGCTGGCAGCCGAGCAGGCGCTGCTGCGGGGCAACGTCAACGCGATGTTCACCAACCTCTCGCGCCGCAGCCAGGGCCTGATCCAGCGTCAGCTGTCGCTGATCTCCGAGCTCGAATCCCGTGAGGCCGACCCGGACCAGCTGTCCTCGCTGTTCAAGCTGGACCACCTCGCGACCCGTATGCGCCGTAACGGTGAGAACCTGCTGGTCCTCGCCGGTGAGGAGCCGGGCCGCCGCTGGACGCGCCCCGTCCCGCTGGTCGACGTGCTCCGTGCCGCGGCCTCCGAGGTGGAGCAGTACGAGCGGATCGAACTGTCCTCGGTGCCCACGACCGAGGTCGCAGGCCGCGTCGTCAACGACCTCGTGCACCTGCTCGCCGAGCTGCTGGAGAACGCGACGTCGTTCTCCTCGCCGCAGACCAAGGTCCGCGTCACCGGTCACGCGCTGCCCGACGGGCGTGTGCTCGTCGAGATCCACGACACCGGTATCGGCCTCTCCCCCGAGGACCTGGCCGCGATCAACGAACGGCTCGCCTCGCCGCCCACCGTGGACGTCTCGGTGTCGCGCCGCATGGGTCTGTTCGTGGTCGGCCGGCTCTCCCTGCGTCACGGCATCAGGATCCAGCTGCGCCCCTCCGACTCCGGTGGCACGACCGCGCTGGTCATGCTGCCCGTCGATGTCGCCAACGGCGGCAAGAAGATGCCGCCGCGCCCCGGCGTCGGCGCGCAGAACGGTGCGGGCGGACAGGGGCCCGCCGGTCAGGGCGGCCTCGGCGGCAACCAGCAGTCCGGCATCGCCGCCGGGCTCGCGGGCGGCGCGGCCGGAGCCGGCCGTCTCGCCACCCCGCCCTCACGCGGTCAGGTCGGCGCCGGGACGGGGCCCCGCGCCGCGCTGCCGGCCAGGAACGGGGCGCAGAGCGGCCTGCCCACCCGGCCGCAGCAGTCCGGTCCGCCGCAGGATCCGCAGCGTCAGGGCCCCGGACAGGGTTCGGGTCAGCCGAGCCTGTTCGGTACGAGCCCCCGCGAGCAGGGCGCGCCGGGCCGTCCGGGCGGCCAGGCCGGTCCCGGTCCCTCGGGTCCGGTGCCGCAGGCCGGCGGCCGGCTCGCCCGGCCCGGTCAGAGTCTTTCCAGCCCGAGCGGACGCGGTGGCCCCGGCAACCGCGACCGCGGTGGGTTCCCGCAGGGTGCCAACGCCTCGGCCGGTGGACCTCCGCCGGTCGACCGCGGCCGTCAGCTGCCGCCGCCCGGCGGTCCGCGCGCCGAGCTGCCCGGGGGCAACCCGCAGCCGCCGCAGCGCCCGCAGCGTCCCGGCACCTCGAGCTGGGGCGGTCAACAGCCGCCCACGCCGCGGGGGTTCTCGCCGGACGCCCCGCGCGGCCACGAGGAGCCGGAGACCACCGGTCAGTTCGCCATGCCGTCGGCGGGGCAGGGCCCCGGCTCCACGGCCGAGTTCCAGCGTCCCGACTACGACGGTCCGCGGCCGGACCTGAACACCGGCGCCGTCGGCGCCGGCGGTGGCAACGGATTCGGTGACACCGGATCCCACCAGCTGCCCAACTCGGGCGACGTCAATGGCGGTTGGCAGGACCAGGGCCAGGGCTCCACGGCCCAGTTCCCCCGTCCGGACTTCAACGCCCCCCGTCCCCCGGCGCCGGGCGCCGCGCCCGGCTCACCCGGCACGGACCTCTTCGGCCAGACCCCGCCGCCCGGACAGGGCCGTCCGGGCAACGACCGGAACCAGGCACAGGGCCGCCCCTCGTTCGGCCAGAACGGCCCGGACAACACGGACTTCGGACAGAACGGCCCGAACGGCGCCGACTTCGGCGCCCCGCGCCCGCCTGTCGGCGCGCTCCCCCAGCAGCCTCAGCCGGAGGCACTGCCCCCGGCCGGGCCGGGCGACGGCCGTACGCCGCTGTTCGACACGCTGGAGACGAACTGGTTCCACGGGCAGCAGAACGGCGGCTCCGGCCGTCCGGACCAGCCCGAGGGACCCGAGCAGGGGCCGGTGTCCCCGCAGTACTCCCCGGAGGGGCTGCCGGACCGACCGGCGTCCTCTCCTCCCCCGATGCCGCAACGGCAGCCCGCCAACGGCAACGCGAACGGCAACGGCGCCGTCACGTCCTCCTGGCGCACGTCACCCAATGACGAGCTGGTACGCCAGGCCGAGCGGGTCAAGAAGCCCGCCGCGGGCGGAATCACCACCTCAGGTCTGCCCCGTCGGGTCCCGCGTGCCAACCTGGTGCCGGGAACCGCGCAGGAGCAGAGCAACCAGACCGGTCCGCAGGTCTCGCGTGCGCCTGACGACGTACGCGGCCGGCTGACCAACCTTCGCCGTGGCATTCAGCAGGGTCGTCAGGCCGGCGGCCGTACCGCCGACAGTTCGACGACCGGCAGTTTCAACCTCGGCCCCTCTCACCAGCAGGAGCGTTAG
- a CDS encoding roadblock/LC7 domain-containing protein, with protein MSQAAQNLNWLITNFVDNTPGVSHTVVVSADGLLLAMSEGFPRDRADQLAAVASGLTSLTAGASRIFEGGPVTQTVVEMDRGFLFLMSVSDGSSLAVLAHPDCDIGLVGYEMALLVDRAGTVLTPDLRAELQGSLLH; from the coding sequence ATGAGCCAGGCGGCGCAGAATCTGAACTGGTTGATCACCAACTTTGTGGACAACACCCCCGGGGTGTCCCACACAGTGGTCGTATCCGCCGACGGCCTGCTGCTGGCCATGTCCGAAGGCTTCCCGCGCGACCGTGCCGATCAACTCGCGGCCGTCGCCTCCGGGTTGACCTCGCTGACCGCGGGGGCGTCCCGGATCTTCGAGGGCGGGCCTGTCACCCAGACCGTCGTCGAGATGGATCGCGGGTTCCTCTTCCTCATGTCCGTCTCCGACGGTTCCTCACTGGCGGTGCTCGCACACCCCGACTGCGACATCGGCCTGGTGGGCTACGAGATGGCCCTCCTGGTCGACCGGGCGGGAACGGTGCTGACACCGGACCTGCGCGCCGAGCTCCAGGGGAGCCTGCTGCACTGA
- a CDS encoding DUF742 domain-containing protein, which produces MTPPPASHDPYGASVDASYGLEGDQPLVRPYAMTGGRTRPRYQLAIEALVSTTADPAHLAGLLPEHQRICHLCREVKSVAEVSALLSMPLGVARILVADLAEAGMVAIHQPGNGEAGGTPDVTLLERVLSGLRKL; this is translated from the coding sequence ATGACCCCGCCACCCGCCTCTCACGATCCGTACGGCGCCTCAGTCGACGCGTCCTACGGACTTGAAGGCGATCAGCCGCTGGTACGTCCGTACGCCATGACCGGCGGCCGGACGCGGCCGCGGTACCAGCTCGCCATCGAGGCGCTGGTCAGCACGACGGCCGATCCGGCGCATCTCGCCGGACTGCTCCCCGAGCACCAGCGGATCTGCCATCTCTGCCGTGAGGTGAAGTCCGTCGCCGAGGTGTCGGCGCTGCTGTCCATGCCACTCGGAGTGGCACGCATCCTCGTGGCCGACCTGGCCGAGGCAGGCATGGTGGCCATCCACCAGCCGGGTAACGGAGAGGCCGGCGGAACGCCGGATGTGACACTGCTCGAAAGGGTGCTCAGTGGACTTCGCAAGCTCTAG
- a CDS encoding GTP-binding protein, with amino-acid sequence MDFASSSGGAARSTTSAKIVVAGGFGVGKTTFVGAVSEINPLRTEAVMTSASAGIDDLTHTGDKTTTTVAMDFGRITLDQDLILYLFGTPGQDRFWFMWDDLVRGAIGAVVLVDTRRLADCFPAVDYFENSGLPFVIALNGFDGHQPYTPEEVREALQIGPDAPIITTDARHRADAKSGLITLVEHALMARLK; translated from the coding sequence GTGGACTTCGCAAGCTCTAGCGGCGGAGCGGCACGATCGACGACCTCCGCGAAGATCGTGGTGGCGGGCGGATTCGGCGTGGGCAAGACCACGTTCGTCGGCGCCGTCTCGGAGATCAACCCGCTGCGTACCGAAGCCGTCATGACCAGCGCCTCCGCCGGCATCGACGACCTCACCCACACCGGAGACAAGACCACCACCACCGTGGCCATGGACTTCGGCCGCATCACCCTCGACCAGGACCTGATCCTCTACCTGTTCGGCACCCCCGGACAGGACCGCTTCTGGTTCATGTGGGACGACCTCGTACGCGGCGCCATCGGCGCCGTCGTCCTCGTCGACACCCGCCGCCTCGCCGACTGCTTCCCCGCCGTCGACTACTTCGAAAACTCCGGGCTCCCCTTCGTCATCGCCCTCAACGGCTTCGACGGACACCAGCCCTACACCCCGGAGGAAGTGCGCGAGGCGCTTCAGATCGGACCGGACGCGCCCATCATCACCACCGACGCCCGCCACCGCGCCGACGCCAAGAGCGGACTCATCACCCTCGTCGAACACGCACTCATGGCGCGGCTCAAGTAG
- a CDS encoding nitrate- and nitrite sensing domain-containing protein, producing MRRSKTSSAEQAARGNFTPPRRTAAPPADAPGKPPAPGSTSRLAPRNWRVPTRLNAILLIPVLVGLVMGGFQVKGSIDTWQEAQDAERTALVVRAASEYGQALLNERDLTAVPLLTNKRDDKVVVDARATTDAAKATFDRAVESMPQDEGLERRLRLFRAEEPKLETIRKTAYTAGVETPDKTGRNGGPVATEEGYVLVQHSLMEFSNELGLGTGNITSYGRTVYAIQLSKAASSLQRSIGLHLLVRPSEKPAVRSGQSVAFSSYAYLEDIAVAEYVSGGTDADTAKLQKVMQEKAAEGAKKLATARQQAAAAGQKFIAPPAQDGSVVDGMVAAIATGDSPSQLEERGVTPTAWMAATTAKFDGYTIIEKDLVDNAVGDAAQISDDARNDAIINGAIVLIALLAAFVLAGMMARQMSRSMRQLRTAAFGIAEQRLPMLVDQLSRTEPGRVDTRVQPIPIDSRDEIGEVARAFDQVHREAVRLAAEQAMLRGNVNAIFTNLSRRNQSLIEGQLTLITELENNEAEPEQLENLFKLDHLATRMRRNGENLLVLAGEEPGRRWNQPVPLVDVLRAASSEVESYERIELSGVPETEIHGQAVTDLVHLLAELLENATTFSSPQTKVRVTATRLPDGRVMIEIHDKGIGLTAEDFADINHKLANPPTVDAAVSQRMGLFVVGRLADRHGVRVQLRPSGEQAGTTSLVMLPDAITHGGGGEQLPPDDFTVSQIIPEQQAPAFEPESQAHPTPMLTAAELGFDDSRYDDGAGAGAANPRSLDPVNRSLMRDERRAALGGGNGAAAALPRGDRPLYGDQVDGQYREETDGRYAPQEASYDQNGYPTQQGGAEGGQTYDGAGYGAYAGTDGYPASGSGDGYRTPDGYQDQQDPLGGGYTEGAYGAQQPDGAGYDNLFAPQADQGGWSDNSGFQGGYGAERRSESESSDGAAAGTGDRVEFERPGPSPSTSHEMTGAGLPRRGGAPQPPKAESWQSSGKDDGQRNGHDGGGTDLFGGGAPSAGTPQETAGAFEQQAPTTDSRPKDETYAPTATPRPQNGQSEANGPDEWRSTNDDRWQRAEKLREPKAGGITPSGLPRRVPKANLIEGTAESTPQNGPQVSRAPEDVRGRLSNLRRGVQRGRNAGAGNGGNAGTTGTDTNGPGRGPGSTYNQER from the coding sequence GTGAGGCGTAGCAAGACGAGCTCCGCGGAGCAGGCGGCGCGGGGTAACTTCACCCCGCCGCGGCGTACAGCGGCGCCGCCTGCGGACGCGCCAGGCAAACCGCCGGCACCGGGCAGCACCAGTCGGCTGGCTCCGCGCAACTGGCGGGTGCCGACCCGGCTCAACGCGATCCTCCTGATACCCGTGCTCGTCGGTCTCGTCATGGGCGGCTTCCAGGTCAAGGGCTCCATCGACACCTGGCAGGAGGCGCAGGACGCCGAGCGGACCGCGCTCGTCGTACGGGCCGCGTCCGAGTACGGCCAGGCCCTGCTCAACGAGCGCGACCTCACCGCCGTACCGCTGCTGACGAACAAACGCGACGACAAGGTCGTCGTGGACGCCAGGGCCACCACCGACGCCGCGAAGGCCACGTTCGACCGCGCCGTCGAGTCCATGCCGCAGGACGAGGGCCTGGAGCGGCGGCTGCGCCTCTTCCGGGCCGAAGAGCCCAAGCTGGAGACGATCCGCAAGACGGCGTACACCGCGGGCGTCGAGACCCCGGACAAGACCGGCCGCAACGGCGGTCCGGTGGCGACCGAAGAGGGTTACGTGCTGGTCCAGCACTCCCTCATGGAGTTCTCCAACGAACTGGGTCTGGGCACCGGCAACATCACCAGCTACGGCCGCACCGTCTACGCCATCCAGCTCTCCAAGGCCGCCTCGTCGCTCCAGCGCTCCATCGGTCTGCACCTGCTGGTGCGGCCGAGCGAGAAGCCGGCGGTCCGGTCGGGCCAGTCGGTCGCGTTCTCCTCCTACGCCTACCTGGAGGACATCGCGGTCGCCGAGTACGTCTCCGGCGGCACCGACGCGGACACGGCCAAGCTCCAGAAGGTCATGCAGGAGAAGGCCGCAGAGGGCGCCAAGAAGCTGGCGACGGCGCGGCAGCAGGCCGCGGCGGCGGGCCAGAAGTTCATCGCCCCGCCCGCCCAGGACGGCTCGGTGGTCGACGGCATGGTCGCCGCGATCGCCACCGGCGACAGCCCCTCTCAGCTGGAGGAGCGGGGCGTCACCCCCACGGCGTGGATGGCGGCGACCACCGCCAAGTTCGACGGCTACACGATCATCGAGAAGGACCTCGTCGACAACGCCGTCGGCGACGCCGCGCAGATCTCCGACGACGCCAGGAACGACGCGATCATCAACGGCGCGATCGTGCTGATCGCCCTGCTGGCCGCCTTCGTGCTGGCCGGCATGATGGCGCGGCAGATGAGCCGGTCGATGCGCCAGCTCCGTACGGCCGCCTTCGGCATCGCCGAGCAGCGGCTGCCGATGCTGGTCGACCAGCTGTCGCGTACCGAGCCGGGCCGGGTCGACACCCGCGTACAGCCCATCCCGATCGACTCCAGGGACGAGATCGGCGAGGTCGCGCGCGCCTTCGACCAGGTGCACCGCGAGGCGGTGCGGCTCGCGGCCGAGCAGGCCATGCTCCGGGGCAACGTCAACGCGATCTTCACCAACCTCTCGCGGCGCAACCAGTCGCTGATCGAGGGCCAGCTGACCCTGATCACCGAACTGGAGAACAACGAGGCCGAGCCCGAGCAGCTGGAGAACCTCTTCAAGCTGGACCACCTCGCGACCCGTATGCGCCGTAACGGTGAGAACCTGCTGGTCCTCGCCGGTGAGGAGCCGGGCCGCCGCTGGAACCAGCCGGTGCCGCTGGTCGACGTGCTGCGCGCGGCGTCCTCCGAGGTGGAGAGTTACGAGCGCATCGAGCTGTCGGGTGTGCCCGAGACCGAGATCCACGGCCAGGCCGTGACCGACCTCGTGCATCTGCTCGCCGAGCTGCTGGAGAACGCCACCACGTTCTCCTCTCCACAGACCAAGGTGCGGGTCACCGCGACCCGGCTGCCCGACGGCCGCGTGATGATCGAGATCCACGACAAGGGCATCGGCCTCACCGCCGAGGACTTCGCCGACATCAACCACAAGCTGGCCAACCCGCCGACGGTGGACGCCGCGGTGTCCCAGCGCATGGGCCTGTTCGTGGTCGGCCGGCTGGCCGACCGGCACGGCGTACGGGTGCAGCTGCGGCCCTCGGGCGAGCAGGCGGGCACCACGTCGCTGGTCATGCTCCCGGACGCGATCACCCACGGTGGCGGCGGCGAGCAGCTCCCGCCGGACGACTTCACGGTCTCCCAGATCATTCCGGAGCAGCAGGCACCGGCCTTCGAGCCGGAGTCGCAGGCGCATCCGACGCCGATGCTGACGGCGGCCGAACTCGGCTTCGACGACTCCCGGTACGACGACGGGGCCGGGGCCGGGGCGGCGAATCCGCGCAGTCTCGACCCGGTGAACCGTTCCCTCATGCGCGACGAGCGCCGTGCGGCGCTGGGCGGTGGCAACGGCGCGGCCGCGGCGCTGCCCCGCGGCGACCGGCCGCTCTACGGCGATCAGGTCGACGGGCAGTACCGCGAGGAGACGGACGGCCGGTACGCGCCGCAGGAGGCGTCGTACGACCAGAACGGCTACCCCACGCAGCAGGGTGGCGCCGAGGGCGGGCAGACGTACGACGGCGCGGGCTACGGCGCGTACGCAGGCACCGACGGCTACCCGGCCTCAGGCTCCGGCGACGGATACCGGACACCCGACGGTTACCAGGACCAGCAGGACCCCCTGGGCGGCGGGTATACGGAAGGGGCCTACGGGGCTCAGCAGCCGGACGGGGCGGGCTACGACAACCTCTTCGCGCCCCAGGCCGACCAGGGTGGCTGGAGTGACAACAGCGGCTTCCAGGGCGGTTACGGGGCGGAGCGGCGGAGCGAATCGGAATCCTCCGACGGCGCTGCGGCGGGCACCGGGGACCGCGTAGAATTCGAACGTCCGGGTCCCTCCCCGAGCACCAGTCACGAGATGACCGGAGCGGGACTGCCACGTCGTGGCGGCGCCCCGCAGCCGCCGAAGGCCGAATCGTGGCAGTCCAGCGGTAAGGACGACGGGCAGCGCAACGGACACGACGGCGGCGGGACCGATCTCTTCGGCGGTGGCGCGCCGTCGGCCGGTACGCCGCAGGAGACAGCGGGGGCTTTCGAACAGCAGGCCCCGACCACCGACAGCCGGCCGAAGGACGAGACGTACGCACCGACAGCAACCCCGCGGCCGCAGAACGGACAGAGTGAGGCGAACGGCCCCGACGAGTGGCGTTCGACGAACGACGACCGGTGGCAGCGGGCCGAGAAGCTCCGCGAGCCCAAGGCCGGCGGGATCACTCCTTCGGGACTCCCCCGGCGCGTTCCCAAGGCCAACCTGATCGAGGGAACGGCGGAGTCGACGCCGCAGAACGGCCCCCAGGTCTCGCGCGCGCCGGAGGATGTCCGTGGCAGGCTGAGCAACCTGCGGCGCGGCGTCCAGCGGGGCCGCAACGCGGGGGCGGGCAACGGCGGCAACGCGGGAACCACGGGGACGGATACGAACGGACCGGGTCGAGGCCCGGGCAGTACCTACAACCAGGAGCGTTAG
- a CDS encoding roadblock/LC7 domain-containing protein, which yields MSQAAQNLNWLITNFVDHTPGVSHTVVVSADGLLLAMSEGFPRDRADQLAAVASGLTSLTAGASRIFEGGAVTQTVVEMDRGFLFLMSISDGSSLAVLAHPEADIGLVGYEMALLVDRAGTVLTPDLRAELQGSLLN from the coding sequence ATGAGCCAGGCGGCGCAGAATCTCAACTGGTTGATCACCAATTTCGTGGACCACACCCCCGGGGTGTCCCATACCGTGGTGGTCTCCGCCGACGGACTCCTGCTGGCCATGTCCGAGGGTTTCCCGCGGGACCGCGCCGACCAGCTGGCGGCCGTCGCCTCCGGGCTGACGTCGCTGACCGCGGGGGCGTCCAGGATCTTCGAGGGCGGCGCCGTCACCCAGACCGTGGTGGAGATGGACCGCGGGTTCCTCTTCCTGATGTCCATCTCGGACGGCTCCTCGCTGGCCGTCCTCGCGCACCCCGAGGCCGACATCGGCCTGGTGGGCTATGAAATGGCTCTGCTCGTCGACCGGGCGGGAACGGTGCTCACACCGGACCTGCGCGCCGAACTCCAGGGAAGTCTTCTCAACTAA
- a CDS encoding DUF742 domain-containing protein, with protein sequence MATPPGGHPYEGGRQVPGEHARNHFNSPSTPGGNGGQGGRRDGGGQPYHPQQQPQQPYGQQQSYGQGQQQPYGQQPSYGQGQQPPQYGQPPPRIQPVQPRRHQEPEYAAHNPLVRPYAMTGGRTRPRYQLAIEALVSTTADPSRLQGQLPEHQRICRLCFEIKSVAEISALLSIPLGVARILVADLAEAGLVAIHQPGGDETAGGQPDVTLLERVLSGLRKL encoded by the coding sequence GTGGCAACACCCCCAGGCGGGCACCCTTACGAAGGTGGCCGACAGGTTCCGGGTGAGCATGCCCGGAACCACTTCAACTCCCCCTCCACGCCGGGCGGGAACGGCGGTCAGGGTGGGCGGCGGGACGGCGGCGGGCAGCCGTATCATCCGCAGCAGCAGCCTCAACAGCCGTACGGACAGCAGCAGTCGTACGGCCAGGGGCAGCAACAGCCGTACGGTCAGCAGCCGTCGTACGGACAGGGACAGCAGCCGCCGCAGTACGGGCAGCCGCCGCCCCGCATCCAGCCGGTGCAGCCGAGGCGCCATCAGGAGCCGGAGTACGCCGCGCACAACCCGTTGGTCCGTCCGTACGCCATGACCGGCGGCCGGACTCGGCCGCGGTACCAGCTCGCCATCGAGGCACTGGTCAGCACGACGGCCGATCCGTCAAGGCTGCAAGGGCAGTTGCCCGAGCACCAGCGGATCTGCCGGCTCTGTTTCGAGATCAAATCGGTCGCCGAGATTTCGGCACTGCTCTCCATCCCCCTGGGCGTCGCCCGGATCCTCGTAGCCGACCTGGCGGAGGCCGGACTTGTCGCCATTCATCAACCCGGCGGCGACGAGACCGCCGGGGGCCAACCAGATGTGACACTGCTCGAAAGGGTGCTCAGTGGACTTCGCAAGCTCTAG